One genomic region from Aliarcobacter cryaerophilus ATCC 43158 encodes:
- the hemW gene encoding radical SAM family heme chaperone HemW, with translation MLLYIHIPFCDSKCFYCAFNSYTNKNSQKEAYMRALKIDLEYNLNYLKDKEIKLSTVFIGGGTPSTVDASLYEDIFELINPYILENCEITTEANPNSATKEWLEKMYSLGVNRVSFGVQSFDDEKLKFLGRNHNRLNAIKAIQNAKCIGFNSINCDIIYGVANDNFELLKRDFDTLKELEVEHLSAYSLIIEEDTKFFLNEKELQKSKKSLKIDDEDLSYEIFRYLEKLGFNQYEIANFSTNENFESKHNYGYWSKDDYIGVGAGAVACIENKRMYKQKNIEKYIQNPKYEDIEELSIDDIKAEKVLLGFRCKFGVDLNILSSKELKKVDELIVENRVCIKENRVYNNNFLLADEIALYILD, from the coding sequence TTGCTTTTATATATACATATCCCCTTTTGTGACAGCAAATGTTTTTACTGTGCATTCAACTCATATACGAATAAAAATAGTCAAAAAGAGGCATATATGAGAGCCTTAAAAATTGATTTAGAATACAATTTAAACTACTTAAAAGATAAAGAGATAAAATTAAGTACCGTTTTTATAGGTGGTGGGACTCCATCAACTGTTGATGCTTCTTTATATGAAGATATTTTTGAATTAATAAATCCATATATTTTAGAAAATTGTGAAATTACAACAGAAGCAAACCCAAATAGTGCCACAAAAGAGTGGTTGGAAAAAATGTATAGTTTAGGCGTGAATAGAGTTAGCTTTGGTGTACAAAGTTTTGATGATGAGAAACTAAAGTTTTTAGGTAGAAATCATAATAGACTTAATGCTATTAAAGCCATACAAAATGCAAAATGTATAGGTTTTAATAGTATAAATTGCGATATAATATATGGAGTTGCAAATGATAATTTTGAGCTTCTAAAAAGAGATTTTGATACTTTAAAAGAGTTAGAAGTTGAGCATTTAAGTGCGTATAGCTTAATAATAGAAGAGGATACAAAATTCTTTTTAAATGAAAAAGAGCTTCAAAAAAGTAAAAAAAGTCTAAAAATTGATGATGAAGATTTAAGTTATGAAATATTTAGATACCTTGAGAAGCTAGGCTTTAATCAATATGAAATAGCAAATTTTAGTACGAATGAGAACTTTGAATCAAAACATAATTATGGATATTGGTCTAAGGATGATTATATAGGAGTTGGAGCTGGAGCTGTTGCTTGTATTGAAAATAAAAGAATGTATAAACAAAAAAATATAGAAAAATATATACAAAACCCAAAATATGAAGATATTGAAGAGTTAAGCATTGATGATATAAAGGCAGAAAAAGTCCTTTTAGGATTTAGATGTAAGTTCGGGGTTGATTTGAACATACTATCTTCAAAAGAGCTTAAAAAAGTAGATGAGTTAATAGTTGAAAATAGGGTTTGTATAAAAGAAAATAGGGTTTACAATAATAATTTTCTACTTGCTGATGAAATAGCTTTATATATTTTAGATTAA
- the prmC gene encoding peptide chain release factor N(5)-glutamine methyltransferase: MTIKECVKKYALDLKNITHIPAKEVEILIMHLLDKNVIWLHLNYDKPFTKELELEKLVKKRATNFPLEYIIKKASFYGEQFFVEEEVLIPRPETELLVENAFEILKNVKNQEKAIKVLEIGTGSGIISVMLAQLLKDKNIDFIAVDINPKAIELATKNAKKFEVLEKIDFRLSNLFENVKEDDIFMLISNPPYIANDYKLPKNVEFEPSNALFGGVIGDELLKNIIDGANNKKIPYLLCEMGFDQKKSLGEYFKEFNVEFYSFYKDYEKFDRGFTLKFK, encoded by the coding sequence ATGACAATAAAAGAGTGTGTAAAAAAATATGCATTAGATTTAAAAAATATCACACATATCCCAGCAAAAGAGGTTGAGATATTAATAATGCATTTATTGGATAAAAATGTAATTTGGTTACATCTTAATTATGATAAGCCTTTTACAAAAGAGTTAGAATTAGAAAAATTAGTAAAAAAAAGAGCTACAAATTTCCCTTTAGAGTATATTATAAAAAAAGCATCTTTTTATGGTGAACAATTTTTTGTAGAAGAAGAAGTTTTAATTCCAAGACCAGAAACTGAACTTTTAGTTGAAAATGCTTTTGAAATATTAAAAAATGTAAAAAATCAAGAAAAAGCCATAAAGGTTCTTGAGATTGGTACAGGAAGTGGAATAATTTCTGTTATGTTAGCACAACTTTTAAAAGATAAAAATATAGATTTTATAGCTGTTGATATAAACCCAAAAGCTATAGAATTAGCAACAAAAAATGCAAAAAAGTTTGAAGTTTTAGAAAAAATAGATTTTAGACTTAGTAATTTGTTTGAAAATGTGAAAGAAGATGATATTTTTATGCTTATTTCAAATCCACCATATATTGCAAATGATTATAAACTACCAAAGAATGTAGAGTTTGAGCCATCTAATGCACTTTTTGGTGGAGTTATAGGAGATGAGCTTTTGAAAAATATTATAGATGGTGCAAACAATAAAAAAATACCCTATTTACTTTGTGAAATGGGATTTGATCAAAAAAAGAGTTTAGGAGAGTATTTTAAAGAGTTTAATGTAGAATTCTACTCTTTTTATAAAGATTATGAAAAATTTGATAGAGGATTTACTCTAAAATTTAAATAA